A region of Schistosoma mansoni strain Puerto Rico chromosome 1, complete genome DNA encodes the following proteins:
- a CDS encoding putative tbc1 domain family member, which yields MPFKLKAISNFDVTKDERDGKVRDVCDHAVWSLSSCKPGHGIDQLLSESTDTFWQSDGPQPHCVNIQFPRKMILSKLCLYTDYKVDESYTPSRLAIRVGNTIHDLIELLEVELQEPTGWSVIPLNWPDGSPLRTFLLQIAISANHQNGRDTHLRAIRLHSPVECRGLDTLAPFVSREGRAFMTIRSTIDADLLFHRHEQMLNIINGENVNIEELKRLSIDGCPDSNGIRSKVWKFLLNYLPYNVDKRQERITFNRRQYEGYIKEFVFESCMADAMPADHPLNLEPDGNWITFFRDNEILLQINKDCQRLCPDFDFFRRPTEYSCLSLFGKEVPVGVLRRRGETSALQVNGPKKFP from the exons ATGCCTTTTAAGCTTAAAGCCATATCCAATTTCGATGTGACAAAAGATGAACGCGATGGAAAG GTTCGCGATGTATGTGATCATGCTGTTTGGAGCCTTTCTTCATGTAAACCAGGTCATGGTATCGACCAATTGCTGAGTGAATCTACTGATACATTTTGGCAATCAGATGGCCCACAACCACATTGTGTTAATATCCAATTTCCCCGAAAAATGATTCTTTCAAAATTATGTTTATACACTGATTATAAAGTTGATGAAAGTTATACACCTAGTAG GTTGGCCATACGAGTTGGGAATACTATACACGATCTTATCGAACTTCTAGAGGTCGAACTACAGGAACCTACTGGGTGGTCAGTGATTCCACTAAACTGGCCTGATGGATCTCCGTTACGGACCTTCCTTTTACAGATTGCCATTTCAGCTAACCATCAGAATGGTCGCGACACACATCTGCGTGCCATCCGACTTCACAGTCCTGTGGAGTGTCGTGGCTTAGACACTTTAGCGCCTTTTGTGAGTCGCGAAGGTCGTGCTTTTATGACTATTC GTAGTACGATTGATGCTGATTTATTGTTCCATAGACATGAACAAATGCTAAATATTATAAATGGAGAGAACGTAAATATTGAAGAACTTAAAAGATTGTCTATTGATGGTTGTCCAGATTCTAATGggatccgttcaaaagtttggAAG TTTCTTTTAAATTATCTTCCCTATAATGTTGACAAACGACAAGAACGGATTACTTTTAACAGAAGGCAATATGAAGGTTATATAAAAGAATTCGTATTTGAGTCTTGTATGGCAGATGCTATGCCTGCTGATCAT CCATTAAATTTGGAACCAGATGGAAATTGGATCACGTTTTTTCGCGATAATGAAATTTTACTTCAGATTAATAAAGACTGTCAGAGACTATGTCCAGATTTCGATTTTTTTCGTCGTCCCACAGAGTATTCTTGTCTGTCATTATTTGGAAAGGAAGTACCTGTTGGGGTATTACGGAGAAGAGGGGAAACCTCTGCACTTCAGGTAAATGGTCCTAAAAAGTTTCCTTAG